Below is a window of Musa acuminata AAA Group cultivar baxijiao chromosome BXJ3-11, Cavendish_Baxijiao_AAA, whole genome shotgun sequence DNA.
ATAAATTCCCTAACAAATGACTTTATTCATTCAGCCTTACCAAGAAAAAGATTTTGACATGTGAAAGCAGATATAATGTTCTTTATTCATACCTTGGGAAGCCACTTGGGGAAAGCAGATTTGAAGTCAGGTAAGGAAGTAACTCCAGGCCAAATTTCTTCATTTGGAGTACCCAAGATTCTATGAGAATAAATAgcttttacataaattagataCAAAGTATCATTATCAAATACAAGAAAAGCATGTTTCGGCATACATTAAACAACAAAAACCTGAATATCTTAAATAATTCATCAATCTCAGAGTCTCCAGGAAACAGGGGTCGCTGATTCGCCATTTCAGCAAAAATACAGCCCACTGACCACACATCAACAGGTGTTGAGTAATTTCTGGACCCGAGGAGGATTTCTGGTGCTCTATACCAAAGTGTTACCACCTGAAGGATTTAGAGAAAAGTACAGATGAGATTTATGAGATTTTGGAAGTCTTTAGTTCAAGGGTTAAATTTCTTGCAAGTATTGTTCTCAGGCATATAGCCTGAGACACACAAGCATGATCTGGACTCTGGAGACCTTATCAGAGGCATTGGGCAACTTGCACTAGTCCATATTTAACATTTGTTGGTTGTAACCTAAGACTTAAATCCTCTTAATTTAACTAAGGATATTTCTTTAATATAGTTCAATTGCAGCAAAAGATCCATGGTCGACCCTAAATAGTTGAAAGTTTCCAGCttattgttcttgttgttgaCATGTTGTTGTTTGGTTTTAACCTAAGGTCTGAACCTGCCTGATCTTAAACAGAACAGCTTTTATGATAAAAGCTGGTTGAGCTTTTATAAAAATGGTCGACACCGACGTATTAAACACTTTTTATTGGTATATCATGGTTATTTTCTTCCATGCCAGTATGAGCATGGCACATTGTCATGTTGAGGAAATGAGGTTGTTGGCAGTACCATAAACCATATTTAGTCTACAAATTATCTGATATGGTATAACCATCTACAGAAAAAGTTAATGGAGAACCTAACTCCATAAGAAAGCAGTCAAATCAGGCATTACCACATAAAACAGAAATAGCAAATGGCTTTGAAGCGATGGTAACAGTCACTATGCTGAAAGATAAATTTGATCTAAAACagcattttattattttttcgagAAAGATATAAGATAACTTCAGGAGGTCAAGCCTTGTGACAACAAAAATGTTACTTCTTTCTGACCTGTTGACTAGGATTTGACTCACAGAAACAGCCTCTCCATTTGCAGGGAGAAGGCTGTATACTCCTCTAACCTGCACTAGGAGGAGCCTTGTACCCTGGGTTCACCTTTTTATATAAGAGAGCTTCAGACATTTGTGATCAACATCAATAACTTATCTACACTAAGCATGAGTATAAATTTAAGGCTGACTATGGAATTATAATAATGCAAGACCTCGTGTGTGAAAGTTCGGACAGGAATGCCAAAAGCTCTAGCGAGCCCAAAGTCTGCAAGCTTCAACGCATTTGTACGCCGATCAATTAATAGATTTTGAGGCTTCAGATCTCGATGAAGGACCCTATGTGAATGACAATAGGCAATGCCACGAAGTATCTGAAACAGATATGTCTGCAGGTGCAAAAAGAGAGTAAGACATAAGCTTCCAAGATATGGATATCATAAACCCAGAACACAATTCTATACCCATCTCTATCATTATGAGCATGTATACACtgtaacagaaaaaaaaaaaaaaccaccacTTGCATCACAAACAGGGCTTTTTTGCAATTTCACTTAGAAGCATTGACAGTTTTTATAAGAATACCATAATTTTGAAGAATATAAGCCTCAAACAAACAAATCACCTAGGTGCTGGAATCATTGTAAATCATGGATCTTTAAACAAAACTAAAGAAGTTGTTTTCTGAATAAAAGATATTTATTTACAAGTCATACATGGTGTTGAGTAAGTATTGCATTATTACTTTAGAAGAAAATTTCTGAAAAACTGATGAATTGACCAGATCATCAGATTCTGCAATAAAACAAGACAAATCCCCTGACTTTTTTTCTGCAAAACTACCTTCAGCTAACTTTCATGAAGAAGTTTTCTCTACACTTAATGTACATGGTGAGAGCTATATGAAAGCATAGTACTCTTACAATGAATAATGTAGGATATATTAAGATAGGCTCTACAGGAAAAAGGTGCTCACTTTAATTAAACGAGGATCTTTAGCAAGTTCTGGGCAAGAATCCATATGCTTCTTCAAGTCCAAGTCCAGATACTCAAAAACTAAATAAATTCGTTTCTCACTGTGGACTACATCCTGCAACCTGTTGTGCCAATAGAATGATATTAAAATCACCAAAATCTTGAGTTTTTGAATTTCATGGCAGGAACAATTATGAACACAGGTTTTGTCTTGTCATGATGGCAAGAAAGAAAAAGCAACATaagatcaagaagaaaataatctgAAAAATCACATCTATCAAAAATGCATAGGTAGATCTTCAACATTTGATATAATCCAGAGTTATATGTCACGTAAGGTAGCTTACAACATCATATAAAGTTATAGACATTTTTCACATCCAAGAAAACTACAGGACAGTGTTGTGGCAAAGTCATATTAGGTTGAGACTTGTAAGGAGAAAATGTTACTAGAGTAGGAATTTTAAGACTTTGTAGCTGCTGCTCCAAATGGTTAGTTTGTATAACTGAGTTCAGAGGTAGATGCCAACACAGAACTTTCAGACAAATGCAACACTCACATACACATGATTAAAAATAGACAATGCATCTCCTTGTTCGACAAAAAAGCTATGCTAATCTATGACCAGATATCATATATTGTAGCAGTCAGAACTGTCAATTTAGGAAGCCCAAACATCAATATCAGCTTCTATTTTTGAGCTTATGGATTGGTAGTTGGTACATGGTTTGTGGGATTGATCAATCCCACCAATATACAGCTATCTGAATTTAGACACTAGGACTACATGAAATTGGCCAATCTCAACACTCCAGGCAGTGTCAACCATCAATCCAGGCAGTGTCAGCTATCTGAATTCTGCTTTGTATGGATCCTAAATCTTCTAGCCACTCCTAAAACTGGTCCTAATCTTGCATATATCACGTTACTGTGTGGATATGAGAGCTTTATCTTCAAGATCAGCCAAGAGAAATCGAAGATATCAAATTAGATGTGTGCATCTAAGAAAAGTAAAATTAGATGTCAGCTTAACAACTCTTCCATCCCAAAGTAATTTTATTTGAATAAGTTCAACCAGAGACCTCCGAAAATATGCTTTTATTTTCACTTTTAATCATCCATACAGATGACAGAGAACTCACAGTACTCCAAAACCTCCGACTAAAACATACTAGCTTACATTCTCAATAAGGACCGAAGAACCACAGCCAACTCCTAATAGTAGTCGTACTTATACAAGAATCATAAAAGAATTTCCTTTAAAATAAATCCAGATTTCAGAACAGAAGACCACAGCTATCCCCCCTTTACTATGTGAATTCTTCTTAAAAATGAACGAGATCAGGAAATGTTGTTTGCATATTCATTAAAGTAGGTGCAGAAACAAAATTGCAACATTATAAGCATTTCAATCGCGTAAATGTGTATAGTAGTCAGTAAATTCCCCCCAGTTCATGTATTTTTCTGGCAACATCTCCATAGACTAATGCATACTGATAATATTCCAGCACTTCTGAGGAGCTAAGCAAGGGATGATGATAACGAGGAAACCTTGAGAACTAGGGTGGATTCATGAAACGTCAAGTTCTAGACGAGTTAATTCTTTTCAAGGTACATTAAGTTTCAAATGGAAGCATTGACACAAAAAAAGTAAAGTTAACCGAGATTATGACATAGCTGAAGAAGGGAGAGTCGGAATGGAGTTACCTAACAATGTTACTGTGCTGCATTTCCTTCAGGAGAGATATCTCTCGGATGGCGGTGCTCGGAACCCCCTCATCCTCTTGCTCCAGCCGGATCTTCTTCAGAGCTATTGTCTCGTTGGTGAGACGATCCCGAGCCTTGTACACAACCCCGTAAGTCCCCTCCCCAATTTTCTCCACCTTCTCATACTGCAACCAAAAACCCTCCTTTTACAACTTGAGAGAATGATAAAAACTACAAAAGCGTTCATTTGCGAGGAGCGCAGCAGCACTCACCTGGTCCATTAGATCCTCGAAGACCACGGCACGCGCCCGCAGAGGCCAATCACGACCTAGAAATCAAGAAACAAAAGCAAAAGAAAGGATTTTCAACAAGCAAAACAACACTCCGTTGCAAATCGATTTTGATTGGTACAAGGGACCGCATTTGGAGCAAAGCCCTAGCGGTATCCGCACTCCAAAAGCAGGAATAATAAGAATCAGATAGAAGGGGGTACCGAAAGGGGATGGATGATGGGAGAGGTGCGACTGGATTCAGGAGCCGTACGCAAGAGGAAGAGGGGGCGGAGTAGAGAGattgaaagagagagaagagagaagaggcgGGAGAGGCGGGCGGGAGCTGCCTcgctttcttctctcttcttgcTTTGGCAGCGTAGGCGTGGCCGCTGTCGGCTTTTGGCCAGAGAATTTGGGGGTCGGAGAGGGGGGCGGAGATCCGGTCTTCGGAGTCAAGGCAGGAAACAGCTACTACTTCTGCTTCCAATTTACCCTGGGTTTTACGGTAATTGTGGGAATCAATCATCTCAAACTGTACCTTTGCTTGTGATTGGTGATAGCAGAGAAGATCTTGTGGGGGCATGTCCGGTTCCAATCAATAGGCAAGAGACGACCGTGGGTAAGATCTCAACAAATCAGAAGAGGACCGCTTAGCTCACTCCGGCGCGGGAAACGTGCTTATGTGGCCTCTAAAGGGCAATGAATATGTTTGACCGCATCTTTGACTTAATAAGGTCACGTGTAATACACGTGTTTAGCAAAATAATACTAATAGATACGCGAGCAATTTCGACCTCTCGTGCTGTGTCTTATTCTTCAAATAAGTTACTGTTTTTTCTTCTAAATTATGTGGTTCACGAGAATCAACTTTGAATATACTACATATGTTGCATATTTTTCCCCAATAAAAATTAAGATGAACATATattatgataagggtaaaaatggcaatCAGTCTCAGGACAATGTCAGTTGCTCCAAATGACGTCACGCACCTCGGAATTAATCAGAACGCTGATcgaggcacatt
It encodes the following:
- the LOC135652085 gene encoding cell division control protein 2 homolog A-like isoform X2, with product MDQYEKVEKIGEGTYGVVYKARDRLTNETIALKKIRLEQEDEGVPSTAIREISLLKEMQHSNIVRLQDVVHSEKRIYLVFEYLDLDLKKHMDSCPELAKDPRLIKTYLFQILRGIAYCHSHRVLHRDLKPQNLLIDRRTNALKLADFGLARAFGIPVRTFTHEVVTLWYRAPEILLGSRNYSTPVDVWSVGCIFAEMANQRPLFPGDSEIDELFKIFRILGTPNEEIWPGVTSLPDFKSAFPKWLPKKMLHLDPSKRITARQALDHDYFKDLGLMP
- the LOC135652085 gene encoding cell division control protein 2 homolog isoform X1, which produces MDQYEKVEKIGEGTYGVVYKARDRLTNETIALKKIRLEQEDEGVPSTAIREISLLKEMQHSNIVRLQDVVHSEKRIYLVFEYLDLDLKKHMDSCPELAKDPRLIKTYLFQILRGIAYCHSHRVLHRDLKPQNLLIDRRTNALKLADFGLARAFGIPVRTFTHEVVTLWYRAPEILLGSRNYSTPVDVWSVGCIFAEMANQRPLFPGDSEIDELFKIFRILGTPNEEIWPGVTSLPDFKSAFPKWLPKDLTTVVPNLEAAGIDLLSKMLHLDPSKRITARQALDHDYFKDLGLMP